In Agrobacterium vitis, one genomic interval encodes:
- a CDS encoding NAD(P)/FAD-dependent oxidoreductase, which produces MPGPYVVPVHGDAELPSHVDVVVIGGGIIGTSTALELADQGLRVALCEKGGIGHEQSSRNWGWVRISRRDPREVPLMAESLRIWADLNRRTGRETGFKRSGIVFTCATEKEFAEHERWNSNLDGYQIESRMLSAKEFREKYPGSDMNIAGALYTAGDCRAEPQKAAPAIAEAARDRGAFILTECAVRGLQLSGGKVSGVVTERGEIACQSVVLAGGAWSNLFCGNNGLDLPQLKVMNSVLRTKPLEGGPEEAIWSNGFAIRKRSDGGYTIANGFQNIVDIVPASFRYARNFLPALRHEWRSLDLRLTGRFFDEWRIPRRWSLDEASPFEYNRVLDPVPSKAMTDGALAQLKKAFPVFEKAEISQRWAGMIDVTPDAIPVIDAIDAIPGFHVATGFSGHGFGIGPAAGRLMADIVTGRNPIVDRKDFRFSRFSDGSKIELISGF; this is translated from the coding sequence ATGCCAGGTCCCTATGTCGTTCCCGTCCACGGGGATGCGGAACTGCCGAGCCACGTGGATGTCGTCGTTATCGGTGGCGGCATTATCGGCACATCCACCGCACTTGAACTCGCCGATCAGGGATTGAGAGTGGCGCTCTGCGAAAAAGGCGGCATCGGCCACGAACAGTCCAGCCGCAACTGGGGTTGGGTTCGGATTTCGAGACGCGATCCGCGCGAAGTGCCGCTGATGGCCGAGTCGCTGCGCATCTGGGCCGATCTCAACCGCCGCACGGGCCGGGAAACCGGCTTCAAGCGTTCGGGCATCGTGTTTACCTGCGCCACCGAGAAGGAATTTGCCGAACACGAGCGCTGGAACAGCAATCTGGACGGCTACCAGATCGAAAGCCGGATGCTGAGCGCCAAGGAGTTCCGGGAGAAATATCCAGGCTCCGACATGAATATTGCAGGCGCGCTATACACAGCGGGTGATTGCCGCGCCGAACCGCAGAAGGCCGCACCCGCCATTGCCGAGGCGGCCCGCGACCGGGGCGCTTTTATCCTCACCGAATGCGCGGTGCGCGGTCTTCAGCTTTCCGGCGGCAAGGTGTCTGGTGTGGTGACGGAGCGCGGTGAGATTGCCTGCCAGTCCGTCGTTCTGGCTGGCGGTGCATGGTCAAACCTGTTCTGCGGCAATAACGGCCTCGACCTTCCGCAGTTGAAGGTGATGAATTCCGTGCTGCGCACCAAACCGCTGGAGGGTGGCCCGGAGGAGGCGATCTGGTCAAACGGCTTTGCCATTCGCAAGCGGTCGGATGGCGGCTACACGATTGCCAACGGCTTTCAGAATATCGTCGATATCGTGCCAGCCTCTTTCCGGTATGCGCGCAATTTCCTGCCCGCGCTGCGCCATGAATGGCGTTCTCTCGATCTGCGGCTGACGGGCCGGTTCTTCGATGAATGGCGCATTCCGCGCCGCTGGTCGCTGGATGAGGCGTCCCCGTTCGAATACAACCGCGTGCTGGACCCTGTGCCATCAAAGGCGATGACCGACGGTGCGCTGGCCCAGCTCAAGAAGGCCTTCCCCGTCTTCGAAAAGGCGGAGATTTCGCAGCGCTGGGCCGGCATGATCGATGTGACGCCCGATGCCATTCCGGTTATCGATGCCATCGACGCCATTCCCGGTTTTCACGTCGCCACTGGCTTTTCCGGCCATGGTTTTGGCATCGGACCGGCTGCCGGTCGGCTGATGGCCGATATCGTCACGGGACGCAATCCGATTGTTGACCGCAAGGATTTCCGGTTCAGCCGCTTTAGCGATGGCTCGAAAATCGAACTGATCAGCGGCTTTTGA
- a CDS encoding MarR family winged helix-turn-helix transcriptional regulator, whose protein sequence is MTMGQGDQMAAVELDVLENVLSYYIRTINMAVSRDLDQKLGKLEVAKGTGKITTLLLVDSHPGIRSSAIAQLILKDRSAMVRLVDQMEEQELLRREVDDDDNRAQGLFITPKGAALAKRVRPLVVKQSRDFFPDITDEEHQMLISVLGRTYRRIIGV, encoded by the coding sequence ATGACAATGGGACAGGGCGACCAGATGGCGGCAGTGGAACTGGATGTTCTGGAAAATGTCCTCAGCTATTACATCCGTACGATCAACATGGCGGTGTCCCGCGATCTCGATCAGAAACTTGGTAAGCTCGAGGTCGCCAAGGGGACCGGCAAGATCACCACGCTGTTGTTGGTCGATAGCCATCCAGGCATCCGGTCCTCCGCCATCGCGCAACTGATCCTGAAGGATCGTTCTGCCATGGTGCGGCTGGTTGATCAGATGGAAGAGCAGGAACTCCTGCGCCGCGAGGTGGATGACGACGACAACCGTGCCCAAGGCCTGTTCATCACGCCCAAGGGTGCTGCGCTGGCAAAGCGTGTTCGTCCCCTCGTCGTGAAACAATCTCGGGATTTCTTTCCCGATATTACCGACGAAGAACATCAGATGCTGATCTCGGTACTCGGGCGTACCTATCGGCGCATTATTGGTGTTTAG
- a CDS encoding ABC transporter ATP-binding protein — protein MPKSVQDDASEADKLLSVQGLTVGLPPGMDRRYAVEDMSFDLKAGEILCIIGESGSGKSVTANATMGLLASSLHIVSGSIVLEGQELVGADAAALRALRGRIVSMIFQDPLSALNPLMTVGDQIAEVMEAHGIGTQQERRARVLDLITEVGLPDPELMQHQYPFRLSGGQRQRVMIAMALALEPKVLIADEPTTALDVTTQAQILELIASIQRRKQMSVMFITHDFGVVAEIADRVIVMEKGHVVEQGPASVVLKSPDHPYTQRLIAAVPRMRASDRENEADTPVVLEARNLCKTYGTGSGFLSKGRVIKAVDDVSFTIAKGRTLGIVGESGSGKSSLGRLLVKLMNSDSGEILFGGRDIAPLSEEAFRPMRPYIQMIFQDPFASLNPRQTIGRILTVGPVAQATPIHEARTRAMRLLERVGLDAGAYDRYPHEFSGGQRQRIGIARALMFNPMLIVADEAVSALDVSIQAQILQLLTEVQQEMKLAMAFITHDLRVASQICDEIAVMYKGRIVEYGPPSQIFRNPTHDYTRQLVSAIPGTEWEPAVMV, from the coding sequence ATGCCGAAATCTGTTCAAGACGATGCAAGCGAGGCAGATAAGCTGCTGTCCGTGCAAGGATTGACTGTCGGCTTGCCGCCGGGCATGGACCGTCGATATGCGGTGGAAGATATGTCCTTCGATCTGAAGGCTGGAGAAATTCTCTGCATTATCGGCGAGTCCGGCTCGGGCAAATCCGTGACGGCCAATGCCACAATGGGACTTCTGGCGTCATCTTTGCACATTGTGTCCGGCAGCATCGTGCTGGAGGGCCAGGAACTGGTGGGGGCGGATGCTGCCGCCTTGCGCGCGTTGCGTGGCCGGATCGTTTCGATGATTTTCCAGGACCCTTTGTCGGCGCTCAACCCTTTGATGACCGTCGGCGATCAGATCGCCGAGGTCATGGAAGCCCACGGTATTGGCACGCAGCAGGAGCGCCGGGCGCGTGTTCTCGACCTGATCACCGAGGTGGGCTTGCCGGACCCGGAACTGATGCAGCATCAATATCCCTTTCGATTGTCCGGTGGTCAACGACAGCGCGTGATGATTGCCATGGCGCTGGCGCTTGAACCGAAGGTGTTGATCGCGGATGAGCCGACCACCGCCCTCGACGTGACGACGCAGGCGCAGATTCTTGAGCTGATCGCGTCTATCCAGCGCCGCAAGCAGATGAGTGTGATGTTCATCACCCATGATTTCGGCGTGGTGGCCGAGATTGCCGACCGTGTGATTGTCATGGAAAAGGGGCATGTCGTCGAACAAGGGCCGGCTTCCGTGGTGCTGAAAAGCCCTGATCATCCCTATACGCAACGGCTGATCGCGGCCGTGCCCCGGATGCGCGCAAGCGACCGTGAGAATGAGGCGGATACCCCTGTTGTTCTGGAGGCCCGCAATCTCTGCAAGACCTATGGCACAGGGTCAGGTTTCCTGTCGAAGGGCCGGGTGATCAAGGCGGTCGATGATGTCTCCTTCACGATCGCCAAAGGCCGCACACTTGGTATTGTCGGGGAATCCGGGTCGGGGAAATCATCGCTCGGCCGTCTTCTCGTCAAACTGATGAACAGCGATTCCGGCGAAATCCTCTTCGGTGGCCGTGATATTGCACCCCTGTCGGAAGAGGCTTTCCGTCCGATGCGGCCCTATATCCAGATGATCTTTCAAGATCCTTTCGCCTCCCTCAATCCGCGCCAGACCATCGGACGGATTTTGACCGTCGGACCAGTGGCTCAGGCGACGCCCATTCACGAGGCGCGAACACGCGCGATGCGGCTTCTGGAGCGGGTCGGCCTGGATGCAGGCGCCTATGATCGGTATCCACATGAGTTTTCAGGCGGTCAGCGCCAGCGTATCGGTATAGCCCGCGCATTGATGTTCAACCCCATGCTGATCGTCGCGGATGAAGCCGTTTCGGCGCTCGATGTTTCGATCCAGGCGCAGATCCTTCAGCTTCTGACGGAAGTGCAACAGGAAATGAAACTGGCCATGGCCTTTATCACCCATGATCTGCGCGTCGCCAGCCAGATCTGCGATGAGATCGCGGTGATGTATAAGGGCCGTATTGTTGAATACGGACCACCCTCGCAGATCTTCCGCAACCCTACCCATGATTATACCCGCCAACTGGTTTCCGCTATTCCCGGAACCGAATGGGAGCCTGCCGTGATGGTGTAA
- a CDS encoding ATP-binding cassette domain-containing protein, which yields MTTEPILALENIRKVFSANGREVRALNGVSLSLGRGETLGVIGESGSGKSTLGRIAVGLETADKGTIRIGGTDIAGLSALLRREAFRHCQMIFQDPYSSLNPRLKIGRQIGEGIYATGVGNWKEIGESVADLLEKVGLKRDYADRYPHEFSGGQRQRIAIARALAPGPQVVIADEPVSALDVSIQAQILDLLADLQKENFLSYLFISHDMAVVAYLCDRVAVMHHGRIVEYGPVEAIVENAQHPYTKSLLEAVPRLGRRRSGERRVSVALPTHGDGDPYEAVSPGHWVLAHSPM from the coding sequence ATGACGACAGAACCAATCCTGGCCCTTGAGAATATCCGCAAGGTATTTTCCGCGAACGGGCGAGAGGTGAGGGCGCTCAACGGTGTCTCTCTCAGTCTTGGGCGCGGCGAAACGCTCGGGGTGATCGGCGAAAGCGGTTCCGGTAAATCGACGCTGGGCCGTATCGCCGTCGGGCTTGAAACCGCTGATAAAGGCACGATCCGCATCGGCGGGACCGATATTGCCGGTCTTTCCGCGCTCTTGCGCCGTGAGGCGTTTCGCCATTGTCAGATGATCTTTCAGGATCCGTATTCCTCCCTCAATCCCAGACTGAAGATCGGTCGCCAGATCGGGGAGGGGATCTACGCCACTGGCGTCGGCAATTGGAAAGAAATCGGTGAGAGCGTTGCGGATCTTCTGGAAAAAGTCGGGCTCAAGCGGGATTATGCGGATCGCTATCCGCATGAGTTTTCCGGTGGCCAGCGCCAACGTATCGCCATTGCCCGTGCGCTTGCGCCAGGGCCGCAGGTGGTGATTGCCGATGAACCCGTGTCTGCCCTCGATGTCAGTATTCAGGCCCAGATTCTCGACCTGCTGGCTGATTTGCAGAAAGAGAATTTTCTCTCCTACCTGTTCATCTCGCATGACATGGCCGTCGTCGCGTATCTCTGCGACCGGGTCGCCGTGATGCATCATGGTCGTATCGTGGAATATGGCCCGGTCGAAGCGATTGTTGAAAATGCCCAGCATCCTTACACGAAGAGCCTGCTTGAAGCCGTTCCGCGCCTTGGCCGCCGCCGTAGCGGCGAGCGACGTGTGTCAGTCGCGCTGCCCACCCATGGTGATGGTGATCCCTATGAGGCGGTTTCGCCCGGCCATTGGGTCTTGGCGCATAGCCCTATGTAA
- a CDS encoding ABC transporter ATP-binding protein, with translation MTQPYLRVRDLKVAFPSRQGPFAAVDGVGFDLARGEILALVGESGSGKSMTSLSIMRLLPEAGTMSGTIEIDGQNIAGLQRRDMEDVRGAKIGMIFQEPMTSLNPVLTIGRQMSEGLIRHKGIARRLALEHAIAALEDVRIPEPRRILGQYPHQLSGGMRQRVMIAAALTLKPGVLIADEPTTALDVTVQAQVLDLLVDLKLRHGSGILLITHDIGVVAETADRVAVMRGGRIVETGPVEQILSAPQHDYTKAFLSSHLTVERAMRQRRDKTKANAR, from the coding sequence ATGACGCAACCATATCTGCGAGTCCGCGATCTCAAGGTTGCCTTCCCCTCCAGACAAGGGCCGTTCGCCGCTGTCGATGGTGTCGGGTTCGACCTTGCCCGGGGAGAGATCCTCGCCCTTGTCGGGGAATCCGGCAGCGGCAAGAGCATGACGTCACTGTCGATCATGCGTCTTCTGCCAGAGGCGGGGACAATGTCAGGCACGATCGAGATCGATGGGCAGAATATTGCCGGGCTTCAACGTCGGGACATGGAAGATGTGCGTGGTGCCAAAATCGGCATGATCTTCCAGGAGCCGATGACGTCGCTTAATCCGGTCCTGACCATTGGCCGCCAGATGAGTGAAGGCTTGATCCGCCATAAAGGCATTGCGCGTCGTCTGGCGCTGGAGCACGCCATTGCCGCGCTTGAGGATGTCCGCATTCCCGAACCCCGGCGTATTCTCGGCCAGTATCCGCATCAACTGTCCGGCGGGATGCGCCAGCGCGTGATGATTGCTGCCGCCCTGACCCTGAAACCCGGCGTGCTGATTGCCGATGAGCCGACCACGGCGCTTGACGTGACAGTCCAGGCGCAGGTGCTGGATCTGCTTGTTGATCTCAAACTGCGCCATGGCTCAGGCATTCTGCTGATCACCCATGACATTGGTGTCGTTGCCGAAACGGCGGATCGTGTGGCGGTCATGCGCGGCGGGCGCATCGTTGAAACAGGCCCGGTCGAGCAAATTCTCTCCGCGCCGCAGCATGACTATACCAAAGCGTTCCTGTCCTCGCATCTGACCGTCGAACGGGCGATGCGGCAGCGCCGCGACAAGACAAAGGCCAATGCCAGATGA
- a CDS encoding ABC transporter permease, protein MTSIAKRSMFSLRLPVSVTIGLALALVIVLLSLLSSYIAPFDPMRMASGPRLSAPSAAHLFGTDEFGRDLFSRVLLGGRLSLGIGLSAVVSGLVIGGLIGLIAAFGGRVVEALLLRLIDVLYSFPDTLIALALVAFLGPGIENATLAIAISLVPFYARVAYGLAAAERAKPYIEAARLAGTRSARLVRVHVMPNIVQSLIVMATLGFSSAILSAAGLSFLGLGVQPPSPEWGAILASGRNYITKAPWILIFPGLAICLTVLSFNLIGDSLRDLIDPRRKARP, encoded by the coding sequence ATGACCAGCATAGCAAAACGCAGCATGTTCTCTCTCAGATTGCCTGTCAGTGTGACGATAGGGCTGGCCTTGGCACTTGTCATCGTGCTGCTTTCTCTGCTGTCATCCTATATTGCTCCGTTTGATCCGATGAGGATGGCGTCAGGGCCCCGGTTGTCGGCGCCATCGGCAGCGCATCTTTTCGGAACCGACGAATTTGGCCGCGACCTTTTCAGCCGCGTGCTGCTCGGTGGACGGTTGTCGCTTGGCATCGGCCTCAGCGCTGTCGTCAGCGGTCTGGTGATCGGCGGTCTCATTGGTCTGATCGCCGCTTTCGGTGGCCGGGTTGTCGAGGCTTTGCTTCTGCGGCTTATCGATGTGCTCTACTCGTTTCCCGATACGTTGATCGCCCTTGCGCTGGTCGCTTTTCTCGGGCCGGGAATAGAGAACGCAACGCTGGCGATTGCGATCAGCCTCGTTCCCTTTTACGCGCGGGTGGCCTACGGCCTTGCGGCTGCCGAGCGGGCAAAACCCTATATCGAGGCCGCCAGACTTGCAGGCACCCGGTCCGCCCGGCTGGTTCGCGTCCATGTCATGCCGAATATTGTGCAAAGCCTGATCGTCATGGCAACACTTGGATTTTCGTCCGCCATCCTGTCCGCCGCCGGGCTTTCGTTTCTGGGGCTTGGAGTTCAGCCGCCATCGCCGGAATGGGGTGCTATTCTTGCCTCGGGGCGCAATTATATCACCAAAGCCCCGTGGATATTGATCTTTCCGGGATTGGCGATCTGCCTCACCGTGCTTTCCTTCAATCTGATCGGTGACAGTCTCAGGGACCTCATCGACCCCCGCCGAAAGGCAAGGCCATGA
- a CDS encoding ABC transporter permease codes for MLVLIFKRLLIALATIVSVIILSGILIHIVPGDPVTAMMAQSVTASPQAMAQMRAKLGLDLPVWQQVGLYTWHVFQGDLGMTIRGNEPVARLLLQRLPNTFALAVSGLGVALAIGIPLGFLAAIHRGKLTDTAVMVIAVLGVSIPGFWLGLIMIQVFSLKLGWLPVAGSGLRNIILPALTLGLTYCALVARMTRSALVEVLAEDYIRTARARGLREYQVLLVHALKPALISIVTVVGLVFAYLLGGQVIIENVFSWNGIGRLAVQAMLERDYPMIQGFIVVFASSVVIVSMLIDILYGFLDPRMRQR; via the coding sequence ATGCTTGTTCTCATTTTCAAACGGCTGCTCATTGCCCTGGCGACGATTGTGTCTGTCATTATCCTGTCGGGCATTCTCATCCATATCGTCCCTGGCGATCCGGTCACTGCGATGATGGCGCAATCCGTAACCGCAAGTCCGCAAGCGATGGCGCAAATGCGGGCCAAGCTGGGGCTCGACCTGCCCGTATGGCAGCAGGTGGGGCTCTATACCTGGCACGTTTTCCAGGGTGATCTTGGCATGACAATCCGCGGCAACGAACCTGTCGCAAGGTTGCTTCTCCAGCGGCTGCCAAACACCTTTGCTCTGGCGGTTTCAGGGCTCGGCGTTGCCCTTGCCATTGGCATACCGCTCGGTTTTCTGGCGGCAATCCACCGCGGAAAACTGACCGATACGGCGGTCATGGTGATTGCGGTTCTGGGTGTCTCCATCCCCGGATTCTGGTTGGGGTTGATCATGATTCAGGTCTTCTCGCTGAAGCTCGGCTGGTTGCCAGTCGCAGGTTCGGGTTTGCGCAACATCATCCTGCCCGCCCTGACACTGGGTCTGACCTACTGCGCCCTGGTGGCGCGCATGACACGCTCGGCCCTCGTTGAGGTCCTGGCCGAGGATTATATCCGCACGGCCCGCGCGCGCGGGCTTCGTGAGTATCAGGTGCTTTTGGTTCATGCCCTGAAGCCGGCGCTGATCAGTATTGTCACGGTGGTCGGGCTGGTCTTTGCCTATCTTCTCGGCGGTCAGGTGATCATCGAGAACGTCTTTTCGTGGAATGGCATCGGCCGCCTGGCCGTCCAGGCCATGCTGGAGCGTGACTATCCGATGATCCAGGGCTTCATTGTTGTCTTCGCCAGTTCGGTGGTTATCGTTTCGATGCTGATCGACATTCTCTACGGCTTTCTTGATCCCCGCATGAGGCAAAGATGA
- a CDS encoding ABC transporter substrate-binding protein — translation MNHKPDKSPLARSTVAVVALAAALTGFSASAAELTVARSVDADGLDPQKASTTQSLQITNLIFDTLLTMAKDGSVHPGLASAWSMAPDGKSYDFTIRDGIKCHDGSTFDAAAAKASLDRALDPATVNPNLSAWGPITKSSVEGKVLKVTLSEPYGPFTSFLTSIQAGFICPSSASAKEFKPIGTGPFKFVNWTRNDSIQLEANADYQNANPLIENPGKPHIDKLTFKVIPEAVARMAALRSGEVDMVEPSLEEAADLKADSNFKVYAAELSGQQMLAAFTWKIKPLDNPDIRKAIGMAMNRDAYASIAFEGLVNTANCPVAPNLFSTDEALCASWGVKFDPEAAKALMAKAGYTPEKPLKVKLLVHKLPGWDQMHQIMQQDLAAIGVQAEIETREVAAYFDYMKGVNERTEGEPAVWTMGMSGVDPDYLNFLWKRPGFVNMGINADLDGMLDEQRKLSGDARAAKIHDIEKYLMQNAYAIPLLSPGWGWLMASTSKVDGFKMGFMVSLLFNDVSVKP, via the coding sequence ATGAACCACAAACCAGACAAATCTCCGCTTGCCCGCAGCACCGTTGCCGTGGTCGCACTTGCCGCAGCTCTCACCGGGTTTTCAGCCAGCGCTGCCGAGCTGACTGTTGCGCGCTCTGTCGATGCCGATGGCCTCGATCCGCAAAAGGCAAGTACGACACAGTCCTTGCAGATCACCAACCTGATCTTCGATACATTGCTGACGATGGCCAAGGATGGTTCCGTTCATCCGGGCCTTGCCAGTGCCTGGAGCATGGCGCCGGATGGCAAATCCTATGATTTCACCATCCGCGATGGCATTAAATGCCACGATGGCAGCACGTTTGATGCGGCGGCGGCCAAGGCCAGCCTGGATCGGGCGCTTGATCCCGCGACCGTCAATCCGAACCTCTCGGCCTGGGGTCCGATCACCAAAAGCAGCGTCGAGGGCAAGGTGCTGAAAGTCACTCTGTCCGAACCCTATGGTCCCTTCACGTCGTTCCTGACCAGCATCCAGGCGGGTTTTATCTGCCCGTCCTCGGCATCGGCCAAGGAATTCAAGCCGATTGGCACCGGCCCGTTCAAATTCGTCAACTGGACCCGCAATGACAGCATCCAGCTGGAGGCGAATGCCGATTACCAGAACGCCAACCCACTGATCGAAAATCCCGGCAAGCCGCATATCGACAAGCTGACCTTCAAGGTCATTCCTGAAGCCGTGGCCAGAATGGCCGCCTTGCGCTCAGGCGAAGTCGATATGGTCGAGCCGTCTCTGGAAGAGGCCGCCGACCTGAAGGCCGACAGCAATTTCAAGGTCTATGCAGCCGAGCTGTCCGGCCAGCAAATGCTGGCCGCCTTCACCTGGAAGATCAAGCCGCTCGACAACCCGGATATCCGCAAGGCAATCGGCATGGCAATGAACCGCGACGCCTATGCGTCGATTGCCTTTGAAGGCCTCGTCAACACCGCCAATTGCCCCGTGGCACCGAACCTGTTCTCGACGGATGAGGCACTTTGCGCCAGCTGGGGCGTCAAATTTGACCCCGAAGCCGCCAAGGCTTTGATGGCCAAGGCGGGCTACACGCCGGAAAAACCGCTGAAGGTGAAGCTTCTCGTTCACAAGCTGCCGGGCTGGGACCAGATGCACCAGATCATGCAGCAGGATCTTGCGGCCATCGGCGTTCAGGCCGAGATCGAGACCCGCGAAGTGGCCGCTTATTTCGACTATATGAAGGGCGTCAACGAACGCACCGAGGGCGAACCTGCCGTCTGGACCATGGGCATGTCGGGTGTCGATCCGGACTACCTCAATTTCCTTTGGAAACGTCCGGGCTTTGTCAATATGGGCATCAATGCCGACCTCGATGGCATGCTGGACGAGCAGCGCAAGCTTTCAGGCGATGCACGGGCCGCAAAGATCCATGATATTGAAAAATATCTGATGCAGAATGCCTATGCGATCCCGCTGCTGTCGCCTGGTTGGGGCTGGTTGATGGCATCGACATCGAAAGTCGATGGCTTCAAGATGGGCTTCATGGTCTCGCTGCTTTTCAACGACGTGAGCGTTAAGCCATAA
- a CDS encoding amidase produces MQLSEYRTYDATGLAELVRKGDVQPTELLETALAGVAATNPALNAIVATFEDEARRFIKEELKDGPFKGVPFVLKDLTAHYAGQPTGAGWPPRASVTPQQDSELVRRFKKAGLVTFAKTAVPELAMDWTTRSRAHGVTNNPWNPGRTAGTSSGGTAAAVAAGIVPMGHGNDGGGSIRVPSSVCGCFGMKPSRGRNPVAPAGSTWQGMLVEHALTRSVRDSAALLDATAGPHRGQFFNSPAGGQFAAEVGRDPGKLRIAVSTRAPYGAQTHADCKAAVAETVKLLESLGHHCEPFDIDLPDDGWDAFETYILAEYATDMRLEEGVLGRKLTQDDFPQMLWDMIEAGNRIGAVDVNIATTRLHEVASAVSSTFETFDVFLSPTLAQPPLPHEAFPASTSMRGHYAFYLSWMPYTHIFNVNGSPAMSVPLVWNDEGLPIGVQFAAAPTGEGLLFRLAAQLEAARPWSNRRPQISVA; encoded by the coding sequence TTGCAGTTAAGCGAATATCGAACCTATGATGCGACTGGATTGGCAGAGCTTGTTAGAAAGGGAGACGTTCAGCCAACCGAACTGCTGGAGACCGCGCTTGCCGGCGTAGCGGCGACCAATCCTGCATTGAATGCCATTGTCGCAACATTCGAAGACGAGGCTCGCCGCTTCATAAAGGAAGAGCTGAAGGATGGCCCGTTCAAAGGCGTCCCTTTCGTTCTGAAGGACCTCACCGCGCATTATGCTGGACAGCCAACGGGTGCTGGATGGCCGCCTCGCGCCTCTGTTACGCCGCAGCAAGACAGCGAATTGGTGCGTCGCTTCAAGAAGGCCGGGCTTGTCACCTTTGCCAAGACGGCTGTGCCGGAGCTTGCCATGGACTGGACGACCCGTTCGCGGGCGCATGGCGTCACCAATAATCCATGGAATCCGGGTCGCACTGCGGGGACGTCCAGCGGTGGCACCGCAGCGGCGGTTGCCGCGGGCATCGTGCCGATGGGACATGGCAATGACGGCGGCGGTTCGATCCGTGTGCCATCCTCCGTCTGTGGATGTTTCGGCATGAAGCCGAGCCGGGGCCGCAATCCGGTTGCGCCTGCGGGAAGCACCTGGCAGGGCATGCTGGTGGAACATGCGCTAACCCGCTCCGTCCGCGACAGCGCCGCCCTTCTGGATGCGACCGCCGGACCGCATAGAGGGCAATTCTTCAACAGTCCCGCAGGCGGGCAATTCGCGGCCGAGGTGGGACGCGATCCCGGCAAGCTGAGAATTGCCGTTTCGACCAGGGCGCCCTACGGCGCACAAACCCATGCCGATTGCAAGGCCGCGGTCGCCGAGACCGTCAAGCTGCTTGAAAGCCTGGGTCATCATTGCGAGCCTTTCGATATCGACTTGCCTGATGACGGCTGGGATGCTTTTGAGACCTATATTCTTGCCGAATACGCAACCGATATGCGCCTTGAGGAAGGCGTCCTCGGGCGCAAGCTGACTCAGGACGATTTTCCGCAGATGCTGTGGGACATGATCGAGGCTGGAAACCGCATCGGCGCGGTTGATGTCAATATCGCCACGACGCGCCTGCATGAAGTGGCCTCAGCCGTCTCCTCGACATTCGAAACCTTTGATGTCTTCCTGTCGCCAACGCTTGCCCAGCCACCGCTTCCGCATGAGGCTTTTCCGGCTTCGACCTCAATGCGCGGACACTATGCGTTTTATCTGTCGTGGATGCCTTATACGCATATTTTCAACGTCAATGGATCACCGGCCATGTCGGTGCCGCTCGTCTGGAACGACGAAGGCCTGCCGATTGGTGTTCAGTTTGCGGCTGCACCGACTGGCGAAGGTCTGTTGTTCAGACTTGCCGCGCAGTTGGAGGCCGCTCGTCCATGGAGCAATCGGCGACCACAGATTTCGGTCGCGTGA